One genomic window of Sporocytophaga myxococcoides DSM 11118 includes the following:
- a CDS encoding PorP/SprF family type IX secretion system membrane protein, which translates to MRFLSLLIILIATASLSIAQDIHLTQYYTNNQLLNPAYTGNYTGDYKAIINYRSQWAQVNSAIKTSVVSIEKNLTKFNRGFAAGLIVNKDYVSSYHLNTNRFYLSGSYTTEIKQNIIRVGLQAGGLYRSINYSDQTFPDQWDYNSGNFDKSIESGEPNTNNSKAFADVNAGVAYIRKFGNKKISAGYGAFHINRPKYGFINNDEKLAMRHVGNAALTFYMKNGYSVVPNFLYMRSAKATDFIVATNAYKKINNELILMLGAGYRGSTNSDAFLAILGLQYKRFEFGFSTDFNVSELSKETKNKNAFEFSLTYTTPSRFGSKATIPCDRY; encoded by the coding sequence ATGAGATTTTTATCTTTATTAATTATCCTTATCGCAACTGCTTCGCTAAGCATAGCGCAGGATATTCACCTTACTCAGTATTACACAAACAATCAATTGTTAAATCCGGCATACACCGGAAATTATACTGGAGATTATAAAGCAATTATCAACTACCGTAGCCAATGGGCTCAGGTAAATTCTGCCATTAAAACCTCCGTGGTTTCAATTGAAAAAAACCTAACGAAGTTTAACAGAGGATTTGCTGCGGGATTAATCGTTAACAAAGACTATGTATCTTCATACCACCTTAACACAAATAGATTTTATCTATCCGGAAGCTATACAACCGAGATTAAACAGAATATTATAAGAGTAGGACTTCAGGCAGGTGGACTTTACAGAAGCATTAATTATAGTGACCAGACCTTTCCCGATCAGTGGGATTATAATTCCGGAAATTTTGACAAATCAATTGAATCAGGAGAACCAAACACCAACAACTCAAAGGCATTTGCTGATGTAAATGCTGGTGTTGCTTACATCAGAAAGTTCGGAAACAAAAAAATCAGCGCAGGTTATGGAGCTTTCCATATTAACCGACCAAAATATGGCTTTATCAATAACGACGAAAAACTTGCCATGCGCCATGTCGGAAATGCTGCATTAACTTTTTACATGAAAAATGGATACTCAGTAGTACCCAATTTTCTTTATATGAGATCTGCAAAAGCTACGGATTTCATTGTCGCAACCAATGCTTACAAAAAAATTAACAATGAGTTAATATTGATGTTAGGTGCCGGATACAGAGGTTCAACTAACAGTGATGCCTTCCTTGCAATTCTTGGCCTTCAATACAAAAGGTTTGAATTTGGTTTCAGCACAGACTTTAACGTTTCAGAACTGAGCAAAGAAACTAAAAACAAAAATGCGTTCGAATTTTCTCTGACTTATACAACGCCGTCAAGATTTGGAAGCAAAGCGACAATTCCTTGCGACAGATATTAA
- a CDS encoding TIGR00730 family Rossman fold protein, translated as MKSDISDKINNEDVIPVKKEKLNDQNEEKIFLEGPHSRKWEFFFTLKILMEFIKGFRTLHFVGPCVTVFGSARFKEDHPFYEQARTVGGCLAKMGFTVMTGGGPGIMEAANRGAKEAGGESIGCNIILPMEQHPNPYLDKWVDFDYFFVRKVLLTKYSYAFVVMPGGLGTMDEFFEALTLIQTHKVKKFPVVLIGTEYHKHLIAHFEYMAKAGTIHPEDLKLFLFTDSIDEAIAHLEKYAVEGFGLKRSKRIKSWSILGE; from the coding sequence ATGAAAAGTGATATTAGCGACAAAATAAATAATGAGGATGTAATTCCTGTAAAAAAGGAAAAGCTTAATGATCAAAACGAAGAAAAAATATTTTTGGAAGGTCCGCATTCAAGAAAATGGGAGTTCTTTTTTACTCTGAAGATTCTAATGGAGTTTATCAAAGGGTTTCGTACACTACATTTTGTAGGGCCTTGTGTTACGGTTTTTGGATCAGCAAGATTTAAAGAAGATCACCCATTTTATGAGCAAGCCAGAACTGTTGGTGGTTGTTTGGCCAAAATGGGATTTACAGTGATGACAGGTGGAGGTCCGGGTATTATGGAAGCAGCTAACCGCGGTGCTAAGGAAGCTGGAGGAGAATCTATTGGGTGTAATATTATTCTTCCTATGGAGCAGCATCCTAATCCTTACCTGGATAAATGGGTAGACTTTGACTACTTTTTTGTGCGCAAAGTGCTTCTTACCAAGTATTCATATGCCTTTGTGGTAATGCCTGGTGGTCTTGGTACAATGGATGAGTTTTTTGAAGCTTTGACACTTATACAAACCCATAAAGTAAAAAAGTTCCCAGTCGTGCTTATTGGAACAGAATATCATAAACATCTGATAGCACACTTTGAATATATGGCCAAAGCCGGAACAATTCATCCTGAGGATTTAAAGCTTTTTCTTTTCACTGATTCTATTGATGAAGCAATTGCCCATCTGGAGAAATATGCTGTTGAAGGATTTGGACTGAAAAGGAGTAAAAGGATCAAATCCTGGTCTATTCTTGGAGAATAG
- a CDS encoding OmpA family protein, with protein sequence MEAKRQFLATDINYKKLSYPSMVAFNTFRPGISKIFLSFMLCTFFHLSIFAQVDKDISQKKKKDRAKYAMETGNVYTALFYYEDITKNDPKDTESRFQLAEAYRLARNYKMASESYGIVYDKAPTSYPTALYYKGLMLKMQGKYEDAKKCLVEFRKVLKDLNDKNLSKLITKEIAGCDSGMVYRDFPENTDLQNAGKSVNQPHTEFSPFLLDSMNMLFGSLREDSLRYYDVQSEHPDKQPMRQIHKAEKVNGQWKDKGLFDILNDPNVDMGNFVYSPYTDKYYFSKCFKDEKGKVTCKLYLKEREKAKGPWKDAVELPSPVNINGYTSTQPTVMYDTLTKRELLYFVSDRAEGKGGLDIWYTSYNAKKQEWADPKNGGIMNTTETECTPFYHIPTQTFYFSSDGHGSAGGLDVYKTFRDKEGRYVKPQNLSFPINSPQDDLHFMLEKSGKNGVVVSNRPGGTPFFHETCCDDIFTFHINEAKPFNCTLELAIADPDTARNKSRLLKVTSIDMKTKQEKKDTIRLKDNKFVLPLTKNHLYTFRIDQNGYQKDSLVVETRDMASSDVIKRELALRPVEVEIIAEKPVEDKPFVLKDVTYGSDEFTLNEDAKAALDSMLIPFLKLHPKDRITIGSHTDDQGAHKYNINLSQKRADNVVKYLISKGIEASRITAKGFGETKPIAPNQNNDGTDNAIGRAINRRTEFLLEKSK encoded by the coding sequence TTGGAAGCAAAGCGACAATTCCTTGCGACAGATATTAATTATAAAAAACTAAGTTACCCTTCAATGGTTGCCTTTAATACTTTCAGACCCGGCATAAGCAAAATATTTTTATCATTTATGCTTTGCACATTTTTTCACCTTTCCATTTTCGCTCAGGTGGACAAAGACATTAGCCAGAAAAAGAAAAAAGATCGTGCAAAATATGCAATGGAAACCGGCAATGTCTATACAGCATTATTTTACTACGAAGACATAACTAAAAACGATCCTAAAGACACGGAATCAAGATTTCAATTGGCAGAAGCTTACCGCTTGGCAAGAAATTATAAAATGGCATCTGAGTCTTATGGTATCGTCTACGATAAAGCTCCGACTTCATATCCTACAGCTTTGTATTACAAAGGTCTTATGCTTAAGATGCAGGGAAAATATGAAGACGCTAAAAAATGCCTGGTCGAATTCAGAAAGGTTTTAAAAGACCTTAATGACAAAAATTTAAGTAAACTTATCACCAAAGAAATTGCAGGCTGCGATAGTGGGATGGTATACCGTGACTTTCCTGAAAATACAGATCTCCAAAATGCCGGTAAGTCTGTCAATCAGCCCCACACAGAATTTTCTCCATTCCTTCTCGACAGCATGAACATGCTATTCGGATCATTAAGAGAAGATTCTCTCAGATATTATGATGTTCAATCTGAGCATCCTGATAAGCAACCAATGCGCCAGATTCATAAAGCAGAAAAAGTCAACGGGCAGTGGAAAGACAAAGGGTTGTTTGATATTCTTAATGACCCTAATGTAGATATGGGAAATTTTGTGTACTCACCATACACTGACAAATATTATTTTTCAAAGTGCTTTAAAGACGAGAAAGGCAAAGTAACATGCAAGCTGTACCTTAAAGAAAGAGAAAAAGCTAAAGGCCCATGGAAAGATGCAGTAGAACTTCCTTCTCCTGTAAACATAAATGGATATACTTCTACACAGCCAACTGTCATGTATGACACTTTAACCAAAAGGGAATTACTATACTTTGTATCAGACAGAGCAGAAGGAAAAGGAGGATTGGATATCTGGTATACTTCCTATAATGCAAAGAAACAGGAGTGGGCTGATCCTAAAAATGGTGGCATTATGAATACTACAGAGACAGAATGTACTCCGTTTTATCATATCCCAACGCAAACATTTTACTTCAGTTCAGACGGGCATGGCTCTGCAGGTGGACTTGATGTTTACAAAACTTTCAGAGACAAAGAAGGTCGCTATGTAAAACCTCAAAACTTATCTTTCCCGATTAATTCGCCTCAGGACGACCTTCATTTCATGCTTGAGAAATCTGGAAAAAATGGTGTTGTAGTTTCTAACAGGCCAGGAGGAACACCTTTCTTCCATGAGACTTGCTGTGACGACATATTCACATTTCATATTAATGAAGCAAAACCATTTAATTGTACTCTTGAGCTGGCAATCGCAGATCCTGACACTGCCCGCAATAAATCAAGACTATTAAAAGTCACTTCTATTGATATGAAGACAAAACAAGAGAAGAAAGACACTATCAGACTTAAGGACAATAAATTTGTTCTTCCACTAACAAAGAATCATCTATATACATTCAGAATAGATCAGAATGGATATCAAAAAGACAGTCTTGTAGTTGAAACCAGAGATATGGCGTCTTCTGATGTTATCAAAAGAGAACTTGCACTAAGACCGGTCGAAGTTGAAATCATTGCAGAAAAGCCTGTTGAGGACAAGCCTTTTGTTTTAAAAGATGTGACCTACGGTTCTGATGAGTTCACTCTCAATGAAGATGCAAAAGCGGCTCTTGATTCAATGTTAATTCCATTCTTAAAACTTCATCCTAAAGATAGAATTACTATTGGCTCACATACAGATGATCAAGGAGCGCATAAGTATAACATTAACCTTTCTCAAAAAAGAGCGGATAATGTAGTTAAATATTTAATTTCAAAAGGTATCGAGGCTTCCAGAATTACGGCTAAAGGTTTTGGAGAAACCAAGCCAATTGCTCCTAACCAAAACAATGATGGCACAGACAATGCCATCGGTCGTGCTATAAATAGGAGAACTGAATTCCTTCTGGAAAAATCCAAGTAA
- a CDS encoding PKD domain-containing protein, whose protein sequence is MRVLFLLLFASVLSLNVLGQRAISPTTGCQPFTVEFEAPSTSTTYYWDFGDGVPSIEQNPSNSYGKAGVYYVKFKESINGPVIGDPIKITVYDQPKLSYTVEPAFSCPNVDLKFNSTSVIDPAIKVNAYRWVFGDGFGVEGPTDSARHAYNKVGAYNIFLELKTDYPACNKTLQFADQVNILSAPIAAFETTPPVPVSCETSLNVAFKNNSTGDAALKYTWDLGNGVKSSDLNAPAQTYTSGQYHATLKTEYSGAPGCNATTGKGISVGKPNANILTWKDTICIGNLSYVKTDAIGYYSWEFDNGTYFDNGRTSMDSISMSFYTPGEHTIKLTVNSLTGLCSDTKTIKIYVDELKPKIESAPSFGCSSPMNIQYKAVISNPNLSYEWNFTGDTKTYKTATVNHQYKSGTDSIYYGINGYEPKVASLLVTSNLSGCKGVAVKTDTMWLPNARFMPNVTKGCAPLTVTFSDSSKTYIKNPIVSWKWLFDDNGASNLRSDSNDVSHTYSTPGVYNARLLVTTQSGCVDTSFAVRIEVGEHLESLVDFESDKSSVCQGESVTFNVKNAPSYVDAFHFSTEDNRMFHCSDLKTATWSYNNVVGPQSVSLTVDYNGCFSEISKPAMINVKGAVAKIDYTAFCNDPYVYNFESKSINANKVSWDFGDKTGTSAGITQSYDFKKSGDFIVRLTAESGDGCQPTFDEVTVHPRKVKAKITLEDSLMCIMSLVDLSAVNSEDVYAGCRTGYTWEFPTMKEVRPVTVNTSVTEMLTLFKGEHTLKLTVQDINGCKHTDSTRIKIYDMSVNAKPNRAQICLPTQPGAIKFADLSVADTTITKWAWNFGDGLKTEYDVFADSVGHDYRDSTRTGSYTYSLTVTDILGCEETYSAALPIYQPVTKISADQTLCVGETVKISAPDFTTGVASLKYNWNFGNNTTGIGSENDVIYNTEGKFWVRLNYEEAISLCKGKDSIELSVQGYPKAKYVTPKMNSYAVICADINPDIVNLSYASDDQNSPIVSTVWEGKTEKYDQEPAYNRVPDWSFPKGENSIKLTVTTANGCSSDTTGIFHAWNADGNFVKSKDTVCLDDEVTFHLVDTTDVKRWEWTFEGILIENKDNVSHKFVAHPVGHNAIAKLKLESHRGGCFRLYDQEIYIHPVIADFGRESEPLDTNICFNDGPFHLSDKSTNSNFFKWNFGDNSPQDSVTKAPVHKYAAPGQYNVTLTVKNYKFGCVDTLTKVAVVHPNPKVIASGDTMCFGSDKKIALNVANPVSTSKYLWSPSASLDNANIPNPTADPSETTLFKVIETDTATGCTDFTEVTGLVVKSIGLHDWDTLIVIGDIATLPVYGEPIYKFKWTPEKYLSCTDCFYPKAQPLEDIVYNLEVTDVFNCFVEPYKYEITVKPETFVKLPSAFTPNGDTKNDKVYVKGWGIKRLVEYKVFNRWGQEIFSTADINEGWDGTFKGQKQNSDLYVYKVKVITWKEEEKYVEGYINLLY, encoded by the coding sequence ATGAGAGTTTTATTTTTGTTACTCTTCGCTTCAGTCCTTTCGCTGAATGTATTAGGTCAAAGAGCTATTAGTCCGACAACAGGATGCCAACCTTTTACTGTTGAATTCGAAGCGCCTTCAACTAGTACCACCTATTATTGGGACTTTGGAGATGGTGTTCCCTCAATTGAGCAAAATCCTTCTAATTCCTATGGGAAAGCTGGGGTTTATTACGTTAAGTTTAAAGAGTCTATAAATGGGCCCGTTATAGGTGATCCTATAAAAATTACTGTTTACGACCAGCCCAAATTAAGCTATACAGTCGAGCCAGCCTTTTCTTGCCCAAATGTCGATTTAAAATTTAATAGTACATCAGTTATTGATCCTGCTATCAAAGTAAATGCGTATAGATGGGTGTTTGGCGATGGTTTTGGTGTTGAAGGTCCTACAGATTCCGCAAGGCATGCGTATAATAAAGTAGGAGCTTATAATATATTTCTTGAGTTAAAAACAGATTATCCTGCGTGTAATAAAACTTTACAATTTGCAGATCAGGTTAACATTTTAAGTGCTCCTATTGCTGCCTTCGAAACTACTCCTCCGGTACCAGTTTCTTGTGAGACTTCTTTAAATGTAGCATTTAAAAATAATTCAACAGGTGATGCTGCCTTAAAATATACCTGGGATCTAGGAAATGGAGTGAAAAGTTCTGATCTAAATGCTCCGGCACAAACCTATACTAGTGGTCAATATCATGCTACTCTTAAAACTGAATATTCTGGTGCGCCGGGATGTAATGCTACAACTGGAAAAGGTATTTCTGTTGGAAAACCCAATGCTAATATTTTAACATGGAAAGATACTATCTGTATCGGAAATCTTAGTTATGTTAAAACTGATGCAATTGGATATTATTCCTGGGAGTTTGATAATGGAACATACTTTGATAATGGCCGTACGAGTATGGACAGTATATCGATGTCTTTTTATACACCGGGAGAACATACTATAAAGCTTACTGTTAATTCACTTACAGGATTATGCAGTGATACTAAAACGATAAAAATTTATGTGGACGAACTGAAGCCGAAAATTGAATCTGCACCATCGTTTGGCTGTTCTAGCCCTATGAATATTCAATATAAAGCTGTTATAAGTAATCCCAATTTATCTTACGAATGGAATTTTACTGGTGATACTAAAACTTATAAAACAGCTACTGTAAATCATCAATACAAAAGTGGTACAGACTCGATTTATTATGGAATAAATGGTTATGAACCTAAGGTTGCTAGTCTTCTTGTAACTTCCAACTTATCCGGATGTAAAGGAGTAGCAGTTAAGACCGATACAATGTGGCTTCCAAATGCGAGGTTTATGCCAAATGTTACTAAAGGATGTGCTCCTCTCACAGTTACATTTTCTGATTCAAGTAAAACATATATTAAGAACCCTATTGTAAGTTGGAAATGGTTGTTTGATGATAATGGTGCATCAAATCTGAGAAGTGATTCAAATGATGTTTCACATACTTATTCAACGCCAGGAGTGTACAATGCCAGATTACTTGTAACTACCCAAAGTGGCTGTGTAGATACTTCATTTGCAGTGCGAATAGAGGTAGGAGAACACTTAGAATCTCTGGTAGATTTTGAATCAGATAAATCGAGTGTTTGTCAAGGGGAATCCGTTACTTTTAATGTTAAGAATGCACCATCTTATGTTGATGCCTTCCATTTTAGTACAGAGGATAACAGGATGTTCCACTGTTCTGATCTGAAGACTGCTACCTGGAGTTACAATAATGTAGTTGGTCCTCAATCTGTATCTCTGACAGTTGATTACAATGGTTGCTTTTCTGAAATTTCAAAACCTGCAATGATCAATGTAAAGGGTGCTGTTGCAAAAATTGATTATACAGCTTTTTGCAATGATCCATATGTCTATAATTTCGAATCAAAAAGCATCAATGCCAATAAGGTATCCTGGGATTTTGGTGATAAGACTGGCACAAGTGCAGGGATAACCCAGAGTTATGATTTTAAAAAATCTGGGGATTTTATTGTGAGATTGACAGCTGAGTCAGGAGATGGTTGCCAGCCTACATTCGATGAAGTTACAGTACATCCTCGTAAGGTTAAGGCAAAAATTACTCTTGAAGATTCTTTAATGTGTATAATGTCTTTGGTTGATCTAAGCGCCGTAAATTCTGAAGATGTGTATGCAGGTTGTCGGACGGGTTATACCTGGGAGTTTCCTACAATGAAGGAGGTAAGACCAGTTACAGTGAACACAAGTGTTACAGAAATGCTGACTTTGTTTAAAGGAGAGCATACGCTGAAGCTGACAGTTCAGGATATTAATGGTTGCAAGCATACGGATTCTACAAGAATAAAAATTTATGATATGTCTGTAAATGCTAAGCCAAATCGTGCACAGATATGTTTGCCAACGCAACCCGGAGCTATAAAATTTGCGGATTTATCCGTGGCAGATACAACTATTACAAAATGGGCCTGGAATTTTGGAGATGGTCTTAAAACGGAATACGATGTCTTTGCTGATTCTGTAGGTCACGATTATCGTGATAGTACGCGAACAGGTTCATACACGTATAGTCTTACTGTGACAGATATTCTTGGTTGTGAGGAAACATATTCGGCTGCTTTGCCAATATATCAGCCAGTGACTAAAATTAGTGCAGATCAAACTCTTTGTGTAGGTGAAACAGTAAAAATCTCAGCTCCGGATTTTACGACCGGAGTAGCTTCTTTAAAGTATAACTGGAATTTTGGAAATAATACAACAGGTATAGGTTCTGAGAATGATGTCATTTATAATACTGAAGGCAAGTTTTGGGTGAGGTTAAATTATGAAGAAGCTATCTCTTTATGTAAAGGTAAGGATAGTATCGAATTAAGTGTTCAGGGGTATCCGAAAGCAAAATACGTGACACCGAAAATGAATAGCTATGCTGTTATTTGTGCAGATATTAATCCAGATATTGTAAACCTTTCATATGCTTCAGATGATCAGAATTCTCCAATTGTAAGCACTGTGTGGGAAGGAAAAACAGAGAAATATGATCAGGAACCTGCTTATAACAGAGTTCCAGACTGGTCATTTCCTAAAGGGGAAAACAGCATTAAACTAACAGTTACGACTGCGAATGGTTGTTCTTCTGATACAACAGGTATATTCCATGCATGGAATGCGGATGGAAATTTTGTCAAATCAAAAGATACAGTTTGTCTTGATGACGAAGTTACTTTTCATCTTGTGGATACAACGGATGTAAAAAGATGGGAATGGACATTTGAGGGTATTCTTATAGAGAATAAAGATAATGTCAGCCATAAGTTTGTGGCTCACCCTGTAGGTCACAATGCTATTGCAAAGCTAAAACTTGAAAGCCATAGAGGTGGTTGTTTCAGGCTGTATGATCAGGAGATTTATATTCACCCTGTCATTGCAGATTTTGGGCGTGAGTCTGAGCCATTGGATACAAATATATGTTTTAACGATGGTCCGTTCCATCTATCAGACAAGTCTACAAACAGTAACTTCTTTAAATGGAATTTTGGTGATAATTCACCACAGGATTCAGTTACGAAAGCTCCTGTCCATAAATATGCTGCCCCTGGGCAATACAATGTCACTCTGACAGTTAAAAACTACAAATTTGGTTGCGTTGATACTTTGACGAAAGTAGCAGTTGTTCATCCTAACCCTAAAGTAATAGCATCAGGCGATACTATGTGTTTTGGTTCGGATAAGAAAATAGCCCTTAATGTAGCAAATCCCGTTTCTACAAGTAAATATTTATGGTCACCATCTGCCAGTTTAGATAATGCAAATATTCCTAATCCTACAGCTGATCCTAGTGAGACAACTTTATTCAAAGTTATTGAAACAGACACTGCAACTGGTTGTACAGACTTCACTGAGGTGACTGGACTTGTAGTAAAAAGTATCGGATTGCATGATTGGGATACTTTAATTGTAATAGGAGATATTGCAACACTTCCTGTATATGGTGAACCTATTTACAAATTTAAATGGACTCCGGAAAAATATTTAAGCTGTACTGACTGCTTCTACCCTAAAGCTCAGCCTTTAGAAGATATCGTTTATAATCTTGAAGTTACAGATGTATTCAACTGTTTCGTTGAGCCATATAAATATGAAATTACCGTCAAGCCTGAGACATTTGTTAAACTTCCATCGGCCTTTACTCCTAATGGAGACACTAAAAATGATAAAGTTTATGTTAAAGGTTGGGGTATAAAGAGATTGGTTGAGTATAAGGTGTTTAACAGATGGGGCCAAGAGATCTTCTCAACAGCTGACATTAATGAAGGTTGGGATGGAACATTTAAAGGTCAGAAACAGAATAGTGATCTCTATGTCTATAAAGTGAAAGTGATCACTTGGAAAGAGGAAGAGAAATATGTTGAAGGATACATTAACCTTCTTTATTAG
- a CDS encoding M43 family zinc metalloprotease, whose product MKKLIVLLAFLVAGLSEVLINPSFCQPFRGDAIKPLPQVNKEFLVVAHIVLSKNGAAGLSQLEISSVLNQVNTAFAPIGVSFKLCQVDYINNFQYDSLNGVGPSVNNLSVDYMKEVFVQYNIERRINMYFMTEFINAYKPYCGFASGGGLTSTSKRRGIVIKKGCNDPITVGHEFGHFLSLEHTFEGNGDENVDGSNCSTSGDHVCDTPADPFRETAPELYYNKDACYFTYKGKDANGQYYDPDLGNIMSYYGACVCLKFTNGQLKKMADYYLDYIKTNPSISIAW is encoded by the coding sequence GTGAAAAAGTTAATTGTTCTACTGGCATTTTTAGTAGCCGGATTAAGTGAAGTGCTCATTAATCCATCCTTTTGTCAACCATTCAGAGGAGATGCGATCAAACCTCTGCCGCAAGTAAATAAAGAATTTCTTGTAGTTGCACACATTGTACTTTCCAAAAATGGCGCTGCAGGCCTTTCACAGCTTGAGATCTCATCTGTGCTTAATCAAGTTAATACTGCATTTGCGCCAATTGGAGTCTCTTTTAAACTATGCCAGGTCGATTATATAAATAACTTTCAGTATGACTCCCTTAACGGTGTTGGCCCTTCTGTTAACAACCTTTCGGTCGATTATATGAAAGAAGTGTTTGTTCAATATAATATTGAGCGAAGAATAAATATGTATTTTATGACTGAATTTATAAATGCATATAAGCCATACTGTGGCTTTGCCAGTGGTGGCGGCCTTACAAGCACAAGCAAAAGAAGGGGTATTGTCATAAAAAAAGGATGCAATGACCCTATAACTGTAGGTCATGAATTTGGACACTTTTTAAGCCTGGAACACACTTTTGAAGGCAATGGCGATGAGAATGTAGATGGCAGTAATTGTAGTACTTCAGGTGATCATGTTTGCGACACTCCTGCTGATCCATTTAGAGAAACTGCTCCGGAATTGTATTATAACAAAGATGCCTGCTACTTTACCTATAAAGGAAAAGATGCGAATGGACAGTACTACGACCCTGACCTTGGCAATATTATGAGTTATTATGGAGCCTGCGTCTGCCTTAAGTTCACCAATGGACAATTGAAAAAAATGGCAGATTACTATTTAGATTATATTAAAACAAACCCTAGCATTTCAATTGCCTGGTAA
- a CDS encoding glycerophosphodiester phosphodiesterase: MKSSVNLSLLLICLIFDGCTKIDLDNINNLNNGQIDVIGHAGTGFQSLINPYPSNSFESVKHAVDGLNADGIEIDIDLSKDSTIVLYHDQTLEKSTNCFGCVNQHNVSELENCEYNNQYGAQFLSDVRIIRFSKVLDHFKNRNIKPQIYLNLKIASPCINESEERKSQWISQISQTIQAYQAYDWVYVYDGDTSLLKRFRAEDPQINIIYNAQSYGDAISACTGANINAFVISNNGISKEQIKDSHSKNIKVIIWEIVKRKDAVDAINKSPDALMTDNIPLTQQCLQK; encoded by the coding sequence ATGAAAAGCTCTGTAAACTTATCTCTTCTTTTAATCTGTCTCATTTTTGACGGTTGCACAAAAATTGATCTTGACAATATCAACAACCTGAACAATGGCCAAATTGATGTTATAGGGCATGCAGGAACCGGATTTCAGTCTTTGATTAATCCTTACCCCAGCAACAGTTTTGAATCCGTAAAACACGCTGTAGATGGTCTCAATGCAGATGGTATCGAAATCGACATAGACTTAAGCAAAGACAGTACAATTGTTTTATATCATGATCAAACGCTTGAAAAATCTACCAACTGCTTTGGCTGTGTAAATCAACACAATGTATCAGAACTTGAAAATTGCGAATACAACAATCAATATGGAGCCCAGTTTTTGAGTGATGTGAGGATTATCAGATTTAGCAAAGTACTCGACCATTTTAAAAACAGAAATATAAAACCTCAAATATACCTCAATCTAAAAATCGCTTCTCCATGTATAAACGAAAGTGAAGAAAGAAAAAGCCAATGGATTAGTCAGATCAGTCAGACTATCCAAGCTTATCAGGCTTATGATTGGGTCTATGTTTATGATGGAGATACTTCTTTGCTTAAAAGATTTCGTGCAGAAGACCCCCAAATTAATATCATTTATAATGCACAGTCATATGGAGATGCAATTTCAGCTTGCACAGGTGCGAATATTAATGCATTTGTGATCTCGAATAATGGTATCAGCAAAGAACAGATCAAGGACTCCCATTCTAAAAATATCAAAGTGATTATCTGGGAGATTGTAAAAAGAAAAGATGCTGTAGACGCTATCAATAAAAGCCCTGATGCACTTATGACAGACAATATTCCATTAACTCAGCAATGTCTGCAGAAATAA
- a CDS encoding response regulator transcription factor: MGKKIKVFLVDDHEIFRDGVKQLITNESDMEVTGTASDGEEAIAAIQEVKPDVVIMDIRMPGLNGLETSQNIIKSGSNVNIIFFSLYDREDYVISALEMGAHGYILKDTSNKIFLNGIRAVANGHFFFTGEVSDVVVKKYRELKQEKGIPDVHQSFSLPSLSKRELEILNMIRIGKTNKEIAEAFGLSVRTIETHRLNMLRKFKTSNLDEVLKVTEKYNDEE, translated from the coding sequence ATGGGGAAAAAGATAAAAGTTTTTCTGGTTGATGATCATGAAATTTTTCGTGATGGAGTAAAACAGCTCATTACCAATGAGTCGGATATGGAGGTTACAGGCACTGCCTCTGATGGAGAAGAGGCGATTGCTGCGATACAGGAAGTGAAACCGGATGTAGTCATTATGGATATCAGAATGCCTGGACTAAATGGCCTTGAGACAAGTCAGAACATAATTAAGTCGGGTAGTAATGTAAATATCATTTTCTTTAGTCTGTACGATAGGGAAGATTATGTTATTTCAGCTCTTGAGATGGGTGCACATGGTTACATCTTAAAGGATACTAGCAACAAAATATTCCTGAATGGAATAAGAGCAGTTGCAAATGGTCATTTCTTTTTTACTGGCGAAGTATCTGATGTGGTTGTAAAAAAATACAGAGAGTTAAAACAGGAAAAAGGTATTCCTGATGTCCATCAGTCTTTCAGTCTGCCTAGTCTTTCAAAAAGGGAGCTTGAAATTCTGAATATGATCCGCATAGGAAAGACGAATAAGGAGATTGCAGAAGCCTTTGGCTTGAGTGTTCGTACCATAGAAACTCACAGGTTGAATATGTTAAGGAAGTTCAAGACCAGTAATCTCGATGAAGTATTAAAAGTTACCGAAAAATACAATGATGAAGAGTAA